The segment ACAGCTTCTGCACGGTGTTGGCGTCATCGAACTCGACGGCCTTGCGCATATCGTCGGCCGGAGCGGCCACACTCGCACAAGCCGCGCAGATCAGGGCCATTGCGGCGACCCCGCGTCTGATCTTAAAGTCAAGCATGAGAATTCCTGTCTATGTGCTTGAATAAGCGGAAAAAATTATCTGTAGTTTGTTCTGCGATCGTCTCCACGGGAACATCGCGCAGCTTGGCGATGAACTCGCCCACGTGACGCACCCAGGCCGGCTCGTTCGTCTTGCCGCGGTACGGCACCGGGGCAAGATAAGGCGAATCGGTTTCGATCAGCATGCGGTCGAGCGGTACCTTCTTCGCGGTTTCTTGCAGGTCAGCCGCGCTCTTGAACGTGACGATACCCGAGAACGAAATATGGAAGCCTTCGTCCAGCGCCTGCCGGGCGATGTCCCAGGTCTCCGTGAAGCAGTGCATGACGCCGCCAACCTCACCTGCGTTTTCCTCGCGCATCAGCCGCAGCGTGTCGTCCGCCGAGGATCGCGTATGGATGATCAGCGGCTTGCCAGTCTGGCGGGCCGCGCGGATATGGGTGCGGAACCGCTCACGCTGCCACTCCATCTCCGCGATGCTGCGACCATTGAGACGGTAGTAGTCCAGCCCGGTCTCGCCGGTACCAACCACTCGCGGATGCGCCGACAGCGTGACCAGCCGCTCGAGTGTCGGTTCTTCGGCGCCTTCCTCGTAGTCAGGATGCACGCCGACTGAGGCATACAGGTTCGGATGCTGTTCGGCCAGCGCCAGCACGCGCGGAAAGTCCTCGAGCGTCACCGAGATGCAGAGGGCGTGCGACACCTGATTGGTCCGCATGTTCTCGAGCAACTGCGGCAGCCTTTCGGCCAGCTCGGGAAAATCGATATGGCAGTGGGAATCAACAAACATGGGGATATCTCAATCGAGCCGACGTCGGGCGATCATCAGGTCTCGCTCGACGCCACGGTCACCGGCCCGGCATCGAACGACGATACCCGCGGCAAAACCAAAAACATTCATAAATTACAACAAGTTGCGACTAATATTTCGCGCAAGACAGCAACTCCAGATGGACTACAGGGTCTGGGTCGGTCGCCCGGATTCAATCGTCTTGCCAAGAATCTCTTCCACCGCGCGCTTCAGCGAACGGCCAATATCGTCGTCCGGGAGATGCACCCCCACGCCGGGCGTCTTCATCGGCGTGCCGACCGGCGTGATCCACGCGACAGTACCTTGCACCTGATACTTCTGCGGGCGATCCAGCAGCGACAGCACCAGGAATACCTGCTCCCCAAGCCTGAACGGCCGGTTCGAAGGCACGAAGATCCCGCCGCGCGCCAGGAACGGCATATAGGCCGCATACAGCCCTGCCTGGTCCTTGATCGACAGTGACAACACGTTCGGGCGGCCGGTCGTCGCAGGATTGGGAATCGTGGCGGGACCGACCGCTGGTCGTGTCGGCGCCGCTATGGCTGGTGTGTTCATCTTGACCCCTTGTTGCAGCGTTGCCCGCTTTGTGCGGGCTATTTGAAAGTCGCTTTGTTCGACTTGTACCACGTGTGCGGCACGATTCCTACCGCGAGACGCACGCTAACGGAACAATTGTCGGTAATCGAGCAACACCGACTCCATCACGAGGCGCGCCGCCAACGGATGGTTCTCATTGCGGCGATGTCCGACCAGCCGCGCGGCGAACGCCTGCAGCCGATGCGCGTCGGTTGCGCTGGCGCAGCGGGCCAGTGCCGTCTGCTCCTTCGGGAAGTAACGTGCGGCACCCGTACCCAGGCAGAGCGCCAGCAGATCGTACGTCCAGCGTTGCAGGGTGCCGAGCACGGCGGGAACCGGCAGCTTCTGCAATTGCTCCGCGGCGGCCAGGGCATCCAGCGCAGCCGCGCTACCGAGCTGGCCGACCAGCCAGCGCTGCAAGGGCTGTTCCTCGGCCTCGGCCGCGTGCAGCGCCGTCAGTGGCGCCCCCCCAGCCAGCGCCAGTTGCGCCTCCACATCGGCCACCCCCTGTCCGCGCAGCCAATCGAGCGCATCCGCGCTGGTCGGCCGCGTCATCGAGAATTGGCGGCAGCGGGACAGGATCGTCGGTAACACACGGTCGATACGATCCGTGACCAGCAGGAACACCGTGGACGGCGGCGGCTCCTCGAGCGTCTTGAGCAGCGCGTTGGCGCCTTCAGTCTGCAGCGCGTCGAGCGGATAGACCACCACCACGCGCAAACCCGCGCGGTGCGTGCCAACACCCACCGCTTCGATCAGCGCCCGCACCTGCTCCATGCGGATGATCTTGCTCGGCGCCTTCTTCTTGCTGCCGCTCTCGCCGTCGCCTTCGGCCTCTCCAGCGCCGGCTTCCAGTGCCTCGGGCCGAACCACCGTGAAATCGGGATGGTTGCCCTGACCAAACCAGTGGCAGGCGCTGCAGGTATTGCAGGGCTGGCCATCGGGCAGCGCGCTTTCGCAAAGCAGGCCCTGCGCGAAGTGCAACGCCAGATCGCGCTTGCCGATGCCTTGCTGGCCGTGAAGCAGCAGCGCGTGCGGCAGCCGGTCGCGTAGCGCGGTCAGCCGATGCCAGTCATCTCGTTGCCAGGGATAAAGCATTCAGGTTCAATCAGTTAGCGCAGCCATCTCATGTATTGTCGGAGTCAATGACATCGACATCACCACATGGATATAGCCATTAAAAATCAAAGCGTTGCAATAATTTCTTCAAGCGCCACACGAATCTCGTCGATCGAGCGCGTTGCGTCGATGACCCGAAAGCGCTGTGGCGCTTCCGCCGCACGGCGCAGATACTCAGTGCGGGTGCGTTCGAAGAAGGCGCGGGACTCGGCCTCAAACTTGTCGGGCTCACGGGCCCCGGCCAGACGTGCGCTCGCGGTTTCCAGCGGAACGTCAAACAGCAGCGTCAGGTCGGGCTGAAGACCGCTCTGCACCCACTGCTCGAGCGTGGCCAGCCGATCGAGCGCCAGCCCGCGGCCACCGCCCTGATAGGCAAACGTGGCATCGGTGAAACGATCCGAGATGACCCAGTCGCCGCGCGCCAGCGCGGGCTCGATGACTTCGGCGATGTGCTCGCGGCGCGCCGCGAACATCAGCAGCGCCTCGGTTTCAAGATGCATCTTCCGGTGCAGCAGCAACTGGCGCAGGTCTTCGCCCAGCGGCGTGCCGCCCGGCTCCCGGGTAGTGACGACATTTGCGCGCGCGCGCAGGCGCTCGGCCACCCACTCGATATGGGTGCTCTTGCCCGCGCCATCGATGCCCTCGAAGGTGATGAATTTTCCGCGCATGACCTTATGGTTTGCCGCGCTGGTACTTGTCGACCGCGCGATTGTGTTCGGGTAGTGAATTGGAGAAATGGCTGCTGCCGTCGCCGCGTGCCACGAAATACAAGGCGTCCGATGGCGCCGGCGTCGTGGCTGCGGCCAGCGACGCCAGACTCGGCAAGGCAATCGGCGTCGGCGGCAGGCCCGTACGGGTGTACGTATTGTACGGGGTGTCCGTCAGCAAATCCCTCTTGCGCAGGTTGCCGTCGAATTGCTCACCCAGGCCGTAGATCACGGTCGGATCGGTCTGCAGCATCATGTTCTTGCGCAGACGGTTGACGAACACGGCCGCGATCATCGGGCGCTCCGCCGCCTGCCCCGTCTCCTTCTCAACGATGGATGCCATCACCAGCGCCTCATACGGCGTCTTGTACGGCAGGTCGGGCGCGCGTGCGTTCCAGGCCTCGTTCAGCCGCCGCTGCATGGCGCGATAGGCGTGCTTGTAGAGTTCGATATCGCTGCTGCCGCGCGCGAACAGATAGGTATCGGGAAAGAACAGCCCTTCCGGCGCGGATTCGGCCGCGCCGATCGCGTGCATCAAATCGGCGTCGGACATGCCCACCGTGTCGTGCTTCAGCGCAGGGTTGGCATCCACGACCGCGCGCATCTTGCGGAATTCCCAACCCTCGATGACGGTCACGACGTAGTGCGTGACCTCGCCCCGGGCCAGTTTGCCGATCACGTCCAGCGGCGTGGCGCCCGTCTCGAACTGGTAGCCCCCGGCCTTGAGGTCCGGGCCGTGGCCGGTGATGCGGACCAGGATCTGGAACAGGCGCGGATCCATGCCCACGCCACCGCGCTGGATCTGCCGACCCACGCTGAGAACGCCGGAATTCGGCTTGATGACGACTTCGATGGGGGATGTGGTCAGGCCGAGTGGCTGGTGGGCCCACCAGGCAAAGCCACCGGCGGCGGCCATGGCGAAGACCACCAGAACCCCGACCAGGCGCAGGAACAGACGTTTCATGTAGTAGCAAGCAAAGACCGGCCGCGATGTCCCCGCCGGCGGGTCGGGATCATGGTGGCAGCCGGCCGGAATGGCGACAGGCCCATATAATACCGGGAGCCTTGTGGCCGATGTGTCACCGCAAGTTACGAGAACGCGCCGCGCACGGCGCCGCCCCTAATTCATACGCCATCCAGGACCGTCTGCATGTCCTCCACCGAATTTCCGTCCCTCGACCAAAGCCTGAAATCCCTGCGCGCCGCTGGTATCGTCACCGCGCCGGGCGGACTTGGCCTGATCCGCGTGGCTGGCGATGATGCCGCCACTTTCCTGCACAGCCAGCTCACCAACGCCGTTGAAGACCTGACCGCGAGCACGGCGCGCCTGGCCGGCTACTGCTCGCCCAAGGGCCGGCTGATGGCCAGCTTCCTGATGTGGCGCGACGCCGATGGCATCGTGCTGCAACTCTCCGCCGACATCCAGCCGCCAATCCAGAAGCGCCTGACCATGTTCGTGCTGCGGGCCAAGGCGAAGCTGTCGGACCTGTCCGCCACGCACCGCATCCTCGGCATCGCCGGGGCTGGCGCGGAAGCCGCGCTACAACAGGCCGGCCTGCCCACTCCCCAGGCACCGCTGGCCACTGCATCCGACGACAACGTGACCGTGATTCGGCTGGCCGATGCCGACGGCGAGCCGCGCTGGCAGATCGTCGCACCGGCCGCGCGCATCGAAGCCCTGCAGCAATCGCTCGGTGCTACGCTGGCCGTCGCCTCGCCCGCTTTCTGGGACTGGCTCGATGTCGCCTCGGGCATCCCCCGCATCGCCGCGGCCACGCAGGAGCAGTTCGTGCCGCAGATGATCAACTTCGAACTGATTGGCGGCGTGAACTTCCGCAAGGGCTGCTATCCGGGCCAGGAAGTCGTCGCTCGTAGCCAGTATCGTGGCACGCTCAAGCGCCGCATGTGGCGCGTGCGTGGCACGGGCGATGTCCCGGCGGCGGCGGCGGAGATTTTCCGTCCCGAGGATCCGGAGCAGCCGTGCGGTATGCTGGTCAACGCCGCGCCGGCGCCCCAGGGCGGTTGGGAAGGACTGGCCGAATTGAAGATCGACGCCGCCAATGGTGCGCTGCATCTAGGTGCCGCAAGCGGACCGGCCGTGTCCACGGGTGCGCTGCCGTACGAAGTGCCACTGCCAAACGAGGCGGAAGCGGCCGGGTGACCGCCACGGGAGCATCGTCATGAGCGATCATCTCTACGTCTACTTCAAGGTGCCGGACGACCGGGCCGCAGAGGCTCTGCCGCACTGGCATCGCTGGATGGAAACGGTCGCCGAGGCGACCGGAGTTGGTGGTACGCTGATGCGCAGGCCGGAAACTCGCGCCGGCCTGCAGACATGGATGGAGTGTTACGCCGACGTCCCCCCTGCATTCGACGCCGCGCTCGATGGGCTCTGGCGGCAAAGCGGGCTGACGCAGTGGATTAGCGGCGAGCGGATGAGCGAGCGGTTCGTCGATCTCGACGTACTCTGATTTCGCGCCCGCGCCGCCGCGCGAGTCACACGGCTTACGTGATTCGCGCGATGCCGAACCAGCTGTAAAGGAAGGAATATGTGTCTCATTCTGGTTGCCTGGCAATCTCACCCGGACTACCCCCTGGTGGTTGCCGCCAACCGCGACGAATTCTATGCCCGCCCCGCCGCGCCCGCGGACTGGTGGCGGGATGCCCCCGGAGTGCTGGGTGGCCGTGACCTCGCTGAGGTCATCGGTGATGCCGGCACATGGATGGGTATTGCCGGCGCCCAGCACGGACTGGACAGCCCTGTCGGCGCGCGGTTCGCCGCGCTGACCAACTATCGCGCGCCTTCGGAAAAACGTACCGATGCCCGCTCGCGCGGCGAGCTGGTGGCGCATTTCCTGCGCGGCGATCAGACGCCGGCCGACTATCTGCACGACCTGGCCGGGGACCACGGCGCCTACAACGGCTTCAACCTGCTGACCAGCGATCTGCATGACCTCTGGTGGTACAGCAACCGTTCGAAGTCCCGCGTGCCGCAGCGGCTCACGCCGGGCCTGTATGGCTTGTCAAATGCGCTCCTCGACACGCCCTGGCCCAAAGTGCGCAGCCGCGTGGGCGCGATGTGCGAAGTCCTGGCAGCCGATCGCGGCCAGATCGGATCGAACGTGGAGTCGTATCTGCAGTTGCTTGCGGACGATCGGCAGGCGCCCGACTGGGAACTGCCGAGCACGGGCGTCGCACCCGAATGGGAAAAGCTGCTGTCATCCGCATTCATCCGTTCGCCGAACTACGGCACGCGTGCCAGCACCGTGCTGCGCGTCATGCATGACGGCCGCTTCGACTTCGTCGAACGCAGCTTCGATGCCGATGGCCAGACCGGTGAGGTCTCCTATCGCGGACGACTCAATCTGGCGCGCGACACCGGCACAGTACCCGCGCCGCGCTGACTGTCTTCAGGCGGATCAGCAGATCAGCGGATCCGCTTGCGCATCTCGATGTGCGGAATGCCGGCTTCCTCGAACTCGTCACCCACCTGCTCGAAACCTACCCTCGTGTAGAACGGCGCTGCATGAGTCTGGGCGTTGAGGATCAGTTCGGGATAGCCCAGTTCGGTGGCCTTGGCCATCAGCGCGTCGAGCACCTTCGCGCCCACGCCGGTACCGCGCGCGGACTTGAGTACCGCCATGCGGCCAATGTGGCCATCCGGCAGCAGGCGGCCAGTGGCCACCGGCACGCCATCCACGGCGAACGCCAGCGCGTGCCAGCTCGGCGCATCCATCTCATCCCACTCCAGTTCTACCGGCACACCCTGTTCCTCGACGAAAACGGCGTATCGGATTGCTCGGGCGCGCTCGCGGGCTTCTTCCCAGAGGCAGACCAATACGGGGGCGGAGGTTGGCGTGAATGCGGACATGGTGATGAGCGGTTCGAAGAGCCTGAAATGAGGCGCAATGATACGCCCGGTGGCATCAAGGCGCCGAGCTACGTTGTGCGATTATCGGCCATGTGACGCACCACCATAGGGATTACCCTCCTGCCATCCTTCCGTGACATTTGTATGATGACCTGACTACCCGATGACGTGATGACGATGTTCCAAAAGATTCCTGCCCGTGCGCTGACCGACAGCGTTGCCGAACAACTGCTCGAGAAGATCGAGGACGGCATGTTTCCGCGCGGCGCCAAGCTGCCCACCGAGGCCGTGCTCTCCGAGGAGTTCGGCGTGAGCCGTACCGTGATCCGCGAGGCCATCGCGCGACTCAAGTACGAAGGCCTCGTGGAATCGCGCCAGGGTAGCGGCGTGTTCGTGACCGAGCAGGCCGGCATCCGCCCGCTGCGCATCGACTACACCGACGTGGGCACGCTCGAGTCGGTGCTGCAGATCGTCGAACTGCGACGCTCGATCGAAGCCGAAGTGGCCGCGCAGGCCGCCCGGCGCCGTACCGACGCGACCATGGCCAATATCGATGCCGCGCTGGCACGCATCGACGCCGAAGTGGCCGCTGGCGGCGATGGCGTCGATGCTGACGTCGGCTTTCATCGCGCCATCGCCGAAGCCACCGGCAATCCGTATTTCCTCAAGACACTGGCATTCCTGAGCCAGTACCTGGAAACGGCCACCCGCGTCACGCGAACCAACGAAGCGCGGCGCGAGGATTTTTCGCGCCAGGTTCGGGAGGAGCACCAGGCCATTGTCGCCGCCATCCGCGCCGGCGACCCCGATGCCGCGCGCAACGCGGCCCAGAACCACATGTACAACGCGGCGCGCCGGCTCTCCCAACTGGGCGAGGACGATTCCGCCGCTGGCCACCAGCCGGCAGGCCCGTCGCACTAACGCAGCAATACGCACCAAAACGCACCAAAACGCACCAAACACGCATTCAGGAGTTATCCATGTCCAGGAATATTGGCGTCATCGGCTTGGGCGCGATGGGCTACGGCGTGGCGCAGTCGCTGCTGCGCGCCGGCTTCAACGTTCATGCATTTGATTTGCGTGACGAGGTGCTGCGCCGCTTCGCGGAAGCCGGTGGCACGCCCTGCGGGAGCCCGGCCGAACTCGGCGAGCGTTGCGACGTGGTGATCACGCTCGTCGTCAACGCCGCGCAGACGGAAACCGTGCTGTTCGGCGACCAAGGCGCCGCGTCGAAAATGGCGGCAGGCAAGCTCGTCATTGCCAGCGCCACCGTGCCGCCCGGATTTGCCGAAGCGCTCGGCAAGCGCCTGGGCGAACGTGGCCTGCTGATGCTCGATGCCCCCGTGTCGGGTGGCGCGGCGCGCGCGGCCAGCGGCGAGATGACGATGATGACCTCCGGTCCCGCCGAGGCCTACGCCATGGCCGAGGACGTGCTGGCCGCGATGGCCGGCAAGGTCTATCGCCTGGGCGACGCGCATGGCGCGGGCTCGAAGGTCAAGATCATCAACCAGTTGCTGGCGGGCGTGCATATCGCCGCCGCAGCCGAAGCGATGGCCCTGGGCCTGCGCGAAGGCGTGAACCCCGACGCGCTCTACGACGTGATCACGCATAGCGCCGGCAACTCGTGGATGTTCGAGAACCGGGTGCCACACATCCTGGAAGGCGACTACACCCCGCTGTCCGCAGTGGACATCTTCGTCAAGGACCTCGGCATGGTGCTTGATACCGCGCGCACCAGCAAATTCCCGCTGCCGCTCTCGGCCGCCGCGCACCAGATGTTCATGATGGCGTCCACCGCCGGGCACGGCGGCGAAGACGATTCGGCCGTGATCAAGATCTTCCCGGGCATCGACCTGCCCGGCCCGAAGGCCAGGTAACCCAAGGCAAAGGAGTCAGACGATGAATCGTCCTCTGCTCGGCTGTATCGCCGACGATTTCACCGGCGCCACGGATCTGGCCAACACGCTAGTCCGCAATGGCATGCGGACCGTGCAGACGATCGGCGTGCCGGCGTCCGCCGTGGAAGCCGATGCCATCGTCGTGGCACTGAAATCGCGCACGATCCCGGCCAGCAACGCGGTGGCGCAGTCGCTCGCCGCACTGCGCTGGCTGCGCGAACAAGGCTGCCGCCAGTTCGTGTTCAAGTACTGCTCGACGTTCGACTCCACCGACGCCGGCAATATCGGCCCCGTGGCCGAAGCCCTGCTCGACGCGCTCGGCAGCGACTTTACGATTGCCTGCCCGGCCTTTCCGGAGAACGGCCGCACGATCTTCCGCGGCCATCTGTTCGTGGCGGACGCGCTGCTCAACGAATCGGGCATGGAGCACCATCCGCTTACGCCGATGACCGACGCCAACCTCGTGCGGGTGTTGCAGGGCCAGAGCCAGGCCAAGGTCGGTCTGTTGCGCTACGACACCGTCGCGCAGGGCGCAAATGCCGTGCGCGCGCGCATTGACGCGTTGCGTGGCGAGGGCGTGAAGCTGGCGATCGCCGATGCCATTTCCGATACCGACCTGTTCGCGCTGGGCGAAGGTTGCGCCGCGCTGCCGCTGATCACGGGCGGCTCGGGCATCGCGCTGGGCCTGCCCGAGAACTTCCGTCGCGCCGGACTGCTACCTGCGCGCACCGACGCCGCAGAAGTCCCGCCCGTGCATGGTCATGGCGTGGTGCTGGCGGGCAGCGCATCGCGTGCCACGAACGGCCAGGTGGCGCACTGGATCGCGCAGAAGCGCCCCGCCCTGCGGATCGATCCTCTGCGTCTGGCGCGTGGAGACACGGTCGTGGAGAACGCACTGGCCTTCGCGGGCAATCACGACGAGCCGGTGCTGATCTATGCCACCGCCCAACCCGATGAAGTCAAGGCCGTGCAGGCCGAACTCGGCGTCGCACGCGCGGGCGAGTTGGTCGAGCACGCGCTGGCGAGCATCGCCGCCAGCCTCAAGGCACGCGGCACGCGGCGCTTCGTGGTGGCCGGCGGCGAAACCT is part of the Cupriavidus metallidurans CH34 genome and harbors:
- a CDS encoding TatD family hydrolase, which translates into the protein MFVDSHCHIDFPELAERLPQLLENMRTNQVSHALCISVTLEDFPRVLALAEQHPNLYASVGVHPDYEEGAEEPTLERLVTLSAHPRVVGTGETGLDYYRLNGRSIAEMEWQRERFRTHIRAARQTGKPLIIHTRSSADDTLRLMREENAGEVGGVMHCFTETWDIARQALDEGFHISFSGIVTFKSAADLQETAKKVPLDRMLIETDSPYLAPVPYRGKTNEPAWVRHVGEFIAKLRDVPVETIAEQTTDNFFRLFKHIDRNSHA
- a CDS encoding PilZ domain-containing protein; protein product: MNTPAIAAPTRPAVGPATIPNPATTGRPNVLSLSIKDQAGLYAAYMPFLARGGIFVPSNRPFRLGEQVFLVLSLLDRPQKYQVQGTVAWITPVGTPMKTPGVGVHLPDDDIGRSLKRAVEEILGKTIESGRPTQTL
- a CDS encoding DNA polymerase III subunit delta'; protein product: MLYPWQRDDWHRLTALRDRLPHALLLHGQQGIGKRDLALHFAQGLLCESALPDGQPCNTCSACHWFGQGNHPDFTVVRPEALEAGAGEAEGDGESGSKKKAPSKIIRMEQVRALIEAVGVGTHRAGLRVVVVYPLDALQTEGANALLKTLEEPPPSTVFLLVTDRIDRVLPTILSRCRQFSMTRPTSADALDWLRGQGVADVEAQLALAGGAPLTALHAAEAEEQPLQRWLVGQLGSAAALDALAAAEQLQKLPVPAVLGTLQRWTYDLLALCLGTGAARYFPKEQTALARCASATDAHRLQAFAARLVGHRRNENHPLAARLVMESVLLDYRQLFR
- the tmk gene encoding dTMP kinase; this translates as MRGKFITFEGIDGAGKSTHIEWVAERLRARANVVTTREPGGTPLGEDLRQLLLHRKMHLETEALLMFAARREHIAEVIEPALARGDWVISDRFTDATFAYQGGGRGLALDRLATLEQWVQSGLQPDLTLLFDVPLETASARLAGAREPDKFEAESRAFFERTRTEYLRRAAEAPQRFRVIDATRSIDEIRVALEEIIATL
- the mltG gene encoding endolytic transglycosylase MltG — encoded protein: MKRLFLRLVGVLVVFAMAAAGGFAWWAHQPLGLTTSPIEVVIKPNSGVLSVGRQIQRGGVGMDPRLFQILVRITGHGPDLKAGGYQFETGATPLDVIGKLARGEVTHYVVTVIEGWEFRKMRAVVDANPALKHDTVGMSDADLMHAIGAAESAPEGLFFPDTYLFARGSSDIELYKHAYRAMQRRLNEAWNARAPDLPYKTPYEALVMASIVEKETGQAAERPMIAAVFVNRLRKNMMLQTDPTVIYGLGEQFDGNLRKRDLLTDTPYNTYTRTGLPPTPIALPSLASLAAATTPAPSDALYFVARGDGSSHFSNSLPEHNRAVDKYQRGKP
- the ygfZ gene encoding CAF17-like 4Fe-4S cluster assembly/insertion protein YgfZ — translated: MSSTEFPSLDQSLKSLRAAGIVTAPGGLGLIRVAGDDAATFLHSQLTNAVEDLTASTARLAGYCSPKGRLMASFLMWRDADGIVLQLSADIQPPIQKRLTMFVLRAKAKLSDLSATHRILGIAGAGAEAALQQAGLPTPQAPLATASDDNVTVIRLADADGEPRWQIVAPAARIEALQQSLGATLAVASPAFWDWLDVASGIPRIAAATQEQFVPQMINFELIGGVNFRKGCYPGQEVVARSQYRGTLKRRMWRVRGTGDVPAAAAEIFRPEDPEQPCGMLVNAAPAPQGGWEGLAELKIDAANGALHLGAASGPAVSTGALPYEVPLPNEAEAAG
- a CDS encoding DUF4936 family protein, with product MSDHLYVYFKVPDDRAAEALPHWHRWMETVAEATGVGGTLMRRPETRAGLQTWMECYADVPPAFDAALDGLWRQSGLTQWISGERMSERFVDLDVL
- a CDS encoding NRDE family protein produces the protein MCLILVAWQSHPDYPLVVAANRDEFYARPAAPADWWRDAPGVLGGRDLAEVIGDAGTWMGIAGAQHGLDSPVGARFAALTNYRAPSEKRTDARSRGELVAHFLRGDQTPADYLHDLAGDHGAYNGFNLLTSDLHDLWWYSNRSKSRVPQRLTPGLYGLSNALLDTPWPKVRSRVGAMCEVLAADRGQIGSNVESYLQLLADDRQAPDWELPSTGVAPEWEKLLSSAFIRSPNYGTRASTVLRVMHDGRFDFVERSFDADGQTGEVSYRGRLNLARDTGTVPAPR
- a CDS encoding GNAT family N-acetyltransferase, whose translation is MSAFTPTSAPVLVCLWEEARERARAIRYAVFVEEQGVPVELEWDEMDAPSWHALAFAVDGVPVATGRLLPDGHIGRMAVLKSARGTGVGAKVLDALMAKATELGYPELILNAQTHAAPFYTRVGFEQVGDEFEEAGIPHIEMRKRIR
- a CDS encoding FadR/GntR family transcriptional regulator is translated as MFQKIPARALTDSVAEQLLEKIEDGMFPRGAKLPTEAVLSEEFGVSRTVIREAIARLKYEGLVESRQGSGVFVTEQAGIRPLRIDYTDVGTLESVLQIVELRRSIEAEVAAQAARRRTDATMANIDAALARIDAEVAAGGDGVDADVGFHRAIAEATGNPYFLKTLAFLSQYLETATRVTRTNEARREDFSRQVREEHQAIVAAIRAGDPDAARNAAQNHMYNAARRLSQLGEDDSAAGHQPAGPSH
- the otnK gene encoding 3-oxo-tetronate kinase, coding for MNRPLLGCIADDFTGATDLANTLVRNGMRTVQTIGVPASAVEADAIVVALKSRTIPASNAVAQSLAALRWLREQGCRQFVFKYCSTFDSTDAGNIGPVAEALLDALGSDFTIACPAFPENGRTIFRGHLFVADALLNESGMEHHPLTPMTDANLVRVLQGQSQAKVGLLRYDTVAQGANAVRARIDALRGEGVKLAIADAISDTDLFALGEGCAALPLITGGSGIALGLPENFRRAGLLPARTDAAEVPPVHGHGVVLAGSASRATNGQVAHWIAQKRPALRIDPLRLARGDTVVENALAFAGNHDEPVLIYATAQPDEVKAVQAELGVARAGELVEHALASIAASLKARGTRRFVVAGGETSGSVVQALGVQSLRIGPQIAPGVPATVTLDDAPLGLALKSGNFGGENFFDEALQALGAPQ